A stretch of Eleutherodactylus coqui strain aEleCoq1 chromosome 2, aEleCoq1.hap1, whole genome shotgun sequence DNA encodes these proteins:
- the LOC136610343 gene encoding olfactory receptor 1500-like produces the protein MGVNCFLQLTPTGNSPDMSHGRPGLETNRTVVTEFFLLGFQCSQNFRLLLFCLLLVVYCGTMCGNLLIITLVSTSKNLHTPMYFFISQLSIGDIFLTTNIAPNMLHILLNNGATITFVGCMTQFYLFSALEGFECFLLTVMSYDRYVAICNPLRYTSIMTSAHYMTLAMISWLLGFSVTLLDTITISMLIFCRSNVINHFFCDLLALLEIVCSDTFVVQLEVSLLSIPAIFIPTTIIIYSYVNILLAILRISSSTGRHKAFSTCSSHLIVVSIFYWSIFGVYVIPTKQYKLTISKILSLLYTVFTPMINPIIYSFRNKDIKKAACDLIQ, from the coding sequence GAGACCAATCGGACGGTGGTCACAGAGTTTTTCCTCTTAGGATTTCAATGCAGCCAAAATTTCAGACTTCTTTTGTTCTGTCTTCTCCTGGTGGTTTACTGTGGTACAATGTGTGGCAACCTCTTGATCATCACCCTGGTGTCCACCAGCAAGAACCTCCAcactccaatgtacttcttcatctCACAGCTATCTATAGGCGATATCTTCTTAACCACAAATATTGCCCCCAACATGCTCCACATCCTACTGAATAATGGGGCAACCATTACTTTTGTTGGTTGCATGACACAGTTTTATCTTTTCAGTGCCTTAGAGGGATTTGAATGTTTTCTCCTCACAGTCATGTCTTATGATAGATACGTGGCCATCTGTAATCCCCTCCGTTATACATCTATCATGACAAGTGCCCATTATATGACATTGGCAATGATCTCTTGGCTACTTGGCTTTTCTGTTACATTACTCGACACTATAACGATATCAATGCTCATCTTCTGTAGATCAAATGTCATTAACCATTTCTTCTGCGATCTTCTTGCTTTACTAGAAATTGTATGTTCTGACACATTTGTTGTCCAATTAGAAGTCTCCCTACTAAGCATACCAGCCATCTTTATACCAACCACAATAATCATTTATTCTTATGTTAATATTCTTCTTGCAATCTTAAGGATCTCATCCAGTACCGGTAGAcataaagccttctccacctgtagCTCCCACCTCATTGTGGTCTCCATATTCTATTGGTCTATATTCGGTGTGTATGTTATCCCAACAAAGCAGTACAAATTGACCATCAGTAAAATCCTATCACTACTGTATACTGTATTTACCCCTATGATTAACCCCATAATATATAGTTTCAgaaataaagacattaaaaaagcTGCATGTGACCTAATCCAGTAA